In Chelmon rostratus isolate fCheRos1 chromosome 20, fCheRos1.pri, whole genome shotgun sequence, a single window of DNA contains:
- the si:ch211-285f17.1 gene encoding sickle tail protein homolog isoform X9: MSEADAPTGFTRGSRVRASLPVVRSTNQTKDRSLGVLYLQYGDETKQIRMPNEVTSIDTVRALFVSAFPQQLTMKMLESPSVAVYVKDDMRNMYYELTDVRNITDHSCLKVYHKDPAQAFSHGPRPANGDARMHSEMVHAGRDGPHPLRQPPMGPPLHHPMQGALPPTPHSMPPSPSRIPFVPRQGSIPGSATIPRDRVSNTNPPARSNSPCPSAILERRDVKPDEDMGGKSHSLARGNEGLYADPYLLQEGRMTMATAHGPHPNPGLDGPEHGMGGFHRASIRSTSSYSGPSPTDTIDHPSLYRQKSRNSQLPTLGSKTPPPSPHRMAEVRMIDIHGGPPHCVPPHGVPIERSSPVRQSFRKEEVTGTKPRNNMGSPVVADLQGHLQGPIPADHQTRERMKAMEYQIASLTGLVQHALLKGPNSSGTKEPLSERPPKTSSPAHSAHSSGGSPVLAPKSNAAPSDKGSGPLKVNLLQFRKNVSDLRMQLHQMRQLQLQNQEALRVQLKRAEQEISVKLAEAMRGLEDPVQRQRALVEEDRHKYLGLEERVLSQLGELEQYVISLQKDSAATHRVVTLKDVEEGAVTLRKVGESLAGLKGEFPALQTRMRAVLRVEVEAVKFLKEEPHKLDSMLKRVKSLTDTLSSLRRSATEGHQKGPDPSANVPVGNSPSAAAVAAEAPAEAPVQPGSTSAPLEPQSSTIRSEVMPSSPVVIHHVQSSPVHMQQSQQSAALTAQPSPPLTPSPSHAPSPNLSKSQGRESPKGAALDPPSPARHKKTHGNPVNNGNGAANQGLVIEELQNSQDKSKNRAMSIEAAEKEWEEKRQNMGHYDGKEFEKILQEAQANMMKGIPSLDAEENPGLAPAATGEQADVHSLVESLSEEPQSELLADKQAKKGPEKLPKPVMEKPAKPALERPSKTATKPAPSDSVTKQGSEKPSKSPPPPPPRKTYPSSSSGMTTTRSGEVVYTSRKESTSAQEGEEEAPPPTPPAKPTKVAPETKPKPATPPPVTAPVAGEEEDEGDKIMAELQVFQKCTVKDVGGKNLVEPTTRIEPQIRELRPGALLPLKDKKQSSEPSREDKDPDTDENGNTTVRQSQGVIYYVTGQIPKEHPPPPGSEETPELREPTQPPSQVSNVNVNDDSPSQQQQPPLSPKSPPPISPKPVGLKGFKFPRKQVKRSESLKTSAEMEKGKILNKINTEKKTKFIQQHVSSSTNIIPETVATTTTSTQKEAPKSAVAPPKKAPSEDSDLPKAQCEDHNEEASLSPDLPGEEAPPPPDNIAFMITNTKVQALSCGEYQELVNAKKGSVQTVTVGSAANRGNATVDPTVPQDNGFNKKPVIIIFDEPMDIRSAYKRLSTIFECEEELDRMLAEERIEEESEESDTEKSGGLQVKAQSTEVVDGKKVSSSQVAADHASLSSSSSSSISELTDSGVNLESNGDGKQDGKKKFKFKFPKKQLAALTQAIRTGTKSGKKTLQVVVYEDEEECDGTIRQHKEAKRFEIARSKSLADTPKVPGSAAPKRQNSDSVGRTHEIRKNTYKTLDSLEQTIKQLETTISEMGPPSPREPVCTEEPTAGNGKSSEGVGLKRSSSLPTSRGSGPKVPSKNSLQKKAKPQLLPRPVVIPTTTTTTTTIPSAPSTIQQNTSVASPTSRMPVPLSAKSRQSPGTTDKAGKQQKLQDAQRQFRQANGSAKRVGGDHKTTSPTIPISKIPAFYPSSTKGSSQSAQNSDATNPINPSSSSSSSSSVTKSSILSSHAHRSGSLPSSHIPSLSNGSLKLPTPSQHTGKALSFPSQTQNGRVHSSSSSSFSSSSSSSSSSPSPLSPTPLGPGGKSIRTIHTPSFTSYRSHNGSSGKSCIPTATAAKDTT; this comes from the exons GAACATCACAGATCACTCCTGCCTGAAGGTCTACCACAAGGACCCAGCACAGGCCTTCAGCCATGGGCCAAGACCTGCCAATGGTGATGCCAGG ATGCACAGCGAGATGGTGCATGCCGGTCGTGATGGCCCGCACCCTCTGAGACAGCCCCCCATGGGTCCCCCTCTACATCACCCCATGCAGGGAGCGCTACCCCCAACTCCCCACTCCATGCCCCCATCCCCCTCCAGAATCCCATTTGTCCCACGACAGGGCTCTATACCTGGAAGCGCTACTATCCCAAGGGACAGAGTGTCTAACACCAACCCTCCGGCCCGCTCAAACTCACCCTGCCCCAGCGCCATCCTGGAGAGACGGGATGTCAAGCCAGATGAGGACATGGGTGGTAAAAGCCACAGTCTAGCCAGGGGAAATGAGGGGTTGTATGCAGACCCATACTTGCTCCAAGAGGGAAGAATGACCATGGCTACTGCCCACGGACCACACCCCAACCCTGGGCTTGATGGTCCAGAACATGGCATGGGGGGATTTCACCGTGCCTCCATTCGCTCCACAAGCTCTTACAGCGGGCCCAGCCCCACAGACACTATCGATCACCCCTCTCTGTACAGGCAGAAGTCCAGGAACAGCCAGCTGCCTACTTTAGGCTCCAAGACTCCTCCCCCATCCCCTCATCGGATGGCTGAGGTGCGGATGATTGACATCCATGGCGGGCCTCCTCATTGCGTGCCACCTCATGGCGTTCCCATAGAGAGAAGCTCACCTGTGCGCCAGTCTTTTAGGAAGGAGGAAGTGACGGGGACCAAGCCCCGAAACAACATGGGCTCGCCTGTCGTTGCAGACCTCCAAGGTCACCTCCAGGGGCCCATCCCAGCTGACCATCAGACACG agaGCGAATGAAGGCAATGGAGTACCAGATTGCCAGCTTGACTGGTCTTGTTCAGCATGCACTTTTAAAGGGGCCAAACAGTAGTGGCACCAAGGAGCCTCTAAG CGAGAGACCACCGAAAACATCTTCCCCAGCCCACAGCGCACATAGCTCAG GTGGTTCTCCAGTCTTGGCTCCCAAGAGCAATGCAGCCCCATCAGACAAGGGCTCAGGTCCTCTCAAAGTCAACCTCCTGCAGTTCAGGAAGAATGTTTCTGACCTCAGGATGCAACTCCATCAGATGAGACAGCTGCAG CTCCAGAACCAGGAGGCGCTGCGAGTCCAGCTGAAGCGGGCAGAGCAGGAGATCAGTGTTAAACTTGCAGAGGCCATGCGGGGCCTGGAGGACCCTGTCCAGAGGCAGAGAGCTTTGGTAGAAGAGGACAGGCACAAGTATTTGGGTCTGGAGGAGCGTGTCCTCTCACAGCTCGG TGAGCTGGAGCAGTATGTCATCTCTCTGCAGAAAgactcagcagcaacacacagagtGGTGACCCTGAAGGACGTGGAGGAGGGAGCGGTGACTCTGAGGAAGGTGGGAGAATCTCTGGCAGGGCTCAAAG GAGAGTTCCCGGCCCTGCAAACCAGAATGCGGGCCGTGCTCAGGGTGGAAGTGGAAGCTGTCAAGTTTTTGAAGGAGGAGCCTCATAAACTGGACAGCATGCTGAAAAGGGTCAAGAGCCTGACTGACACACTCAGCAGTCTGAGAAg aagTGCTACTGAGGGCCACCAGAAAGGACCCGATCCTTCTGCTAATGTCCCAGTGGGAAACAgcccttcagcagcagcagtggcagcagaagCCCCTGCCGAAGCTCCAGTCCAGCCTGGCTCCACATCAGCCCCGCTGGAGCCCCAGAGCTCCACCATCAGATCAGAGGTAATGCCTTCCTCTCCGGTGGTCATCCATCATGTCCAGAGCTCCCCGGTCCACATGCAGCAGTCCCAGCAGTCTGCAGCCTTGACAGCTCAGCCCAGTCCACCGCTCACCCCCAGCCCCTCTCACGCCCCCAGTCCCAATCTGAGCAAGAGTCAAGGTCGGGAATCTCCTAAGGGGGCAGCCTTGGATCCACCAAGTCCCGCCCGTCATAAGAAGACTCACGGAAACCCTGTGAATAATGGCAACGGCGCTGCCAATCAGGGTCTGGTCATAGAGGAGCTCCAGAACAGTCAAgacaagagcaaaaacagagctaTGTCCATAGAG GCTGCAGAGAAGGAGTGGGAAGAGAAGAGGCAGAACATGGGTCATTATGATGGCAAAGAGTTTGAGAAGATCCTCCAGGAGGCCCAGGCCAACATGATGAAGGGCATTCCCAGTCTAGACGCTGAAGAGAACCCAGGACTGGCCCCTGCAGCCACTGGGGAACAAGCAGACGTCCACAGCCTTGTGGAGTCACTGTCAG AAGAGCCTCAGTCTGAGCTTCTTGCCGACAAACAAGCCAAGAAGGGGCCTGAGAAACTCCCAAAGCCTGTGATGGAGAAACCAGCCAAGCCGGCACTGGAGAGACCCTCCAAGACTGCCACCAAGCCAGCCCCCTCTGACAGTGTTACCAAGCAGGGGTCTGAAAAGCCCAGCAAgtccccaccaccacctcctccgaGGAAGACCTACCCCAGCTCGAGCTCAGGCATGACCACCACACGTTCTGGCGAGGTGGTCTACACCAGCAGGAAGGAGTCCACGTCGGCTCAG gagggtgaagaggaggctCCACCTCCCACTCCCCCAGCCAAGCCCACCAAGGTTGCACCTGAGACCAAGCCGAAGCCAGCAACCCCTCCCCCCGTCACTGCCCCAGTTGCcggagaagaggaggatgaaggggaCAAGATCATGGCGGAGCTCCAG GTTTTCCAGAAGTGCACAGTTAAGGATGTAGGGGGGAAAAATTTGGTAGAACCCACCACTCGAATTGAACCGCAAATCAGAGAACTAAGACCAGGGGCCTTATTGCCCCTCAAAGACAAAAAG CAGAGCTCAGAGCCCAGTCGAGAGGATAAAGATCCAGACACAGATGAAAATGGCAATACTACTGTCCGACAGAGCCAAGGG GTCATATACTATGTGACTGGCCAGATTCCCAAAGAGCATCCACCCCCGCCAGGATCGGAGGAAACCCCCGAACTCCGAGAGCCCACACAGCCTCCATCACAGGTGTCAAATGTCAATGTTAATGACGATTCTccaagccagcagcagcagccgcctcTGTCTCCGAAATCACCTCCACCTATATCACCTAAGCCTGTGGGACTGAAAGGATTCAAATTTCCAAGGAAGCAAGTTAAACGCTCCGAATCCTTGAAGACCAGTGCAGAAATGGAGAAGGGAAAAATCCTCAACAAAAttaacactgaaaagaaaactaAATTTATCCAGCAGCATGTTTCTTCTAGTACAAACATAATCCCAGAGACTGTGGCAACCACAACAACCAGCACACAAAAAGAGGCACCTAAAAGTGCTGTTGCTCCTCCAAAAAAGGCTCCTAGTGAGGACAGTGATCTGCCTAAAGCTCAGTGTGAGGACCATAATGAGGAGGCTAGTCTAAGTCCTGACTTACCTGGAGAAGAAGCACCTCCACCCCCTGACAACATAGCATTTATGATTACTAACACCAAAGTTCAGGCCCTGTCCTGTGGAGAGTACCAGGAACTGGTGAATGCCAAGAAAGGAAGTGTGCAGACTGTCACTGTAGGTAGCGCCGCAAACAGAGGGAACGCCACAGTGGATCCCACTGTGCCACAGGATAATGGCTTCAACAAGAAGCCCGTCATTATCATTTTTGATGAGCCCATGGACATCCGTTCAGCTTACAAGCGCCTGTCCACCATCTTTGAATGTGAGGAGGAACTGGATAGGATGCTAGCAGAAGAGCGCAttgaggaggagagtgaggagtCCGACACAGAGAAGAGTGGTGGGCTGCAGGTAAAAGCCCAAAGCACCGAGGTGGTTGATGGCAAAAAGGTCAGCTCATCGCAGGTCGCTGCAGACCATGCTAGCTtatcatcctcatcttcatcctcaatCTCCGAGCTGACGGACAGTGGAGTCAACTTGGAGTCAAACGGTGATGGCAAGCAGGATGGTAAGAAGAAGTTCAAGTTTAAGTTCCCTAAGAAACAGCTGGCGGCGTTGACCCAGGCGATTCGCACTGGCACCAAGTCAGGCAAGAAGACTTTACAGGTGGTTGTGTATGAAGACGAGGAGGAATGCGACGGTACTATCAGGCAGCACAAAGAAGCAAAGAGATTTGAGATTGCGCGCTCAAAATCCTTAGCGGACACTCCCAAGGTACCAGGCTCGGCCGCACCAAAGAGGCAGAACTCTGACTCTGTCGGCAGGACGCATGAAATCCGGAAGAACACCTACAAGACACTGGACAGCCTGGAGCAGACCATCAAGCAGCTGGAGACCACTATCAGTGAGATGGGACCACCCTCCCCGCGGGAGCCGGTCTGCACGGAGGAACCTACGGCAGGGAATGGGAAAAGCTCAGAAGGAGTGGGGCTGAAGAGGTCTTCCTCTCTCCCTACCTCCAGAGGGTCAGGCCCTAAGGTACCCAGCAAAAATTCATTGCAGAAGAAGGCTAAACCTCAGCTGCTTCCTCGCCCTGTAGTTATCCctactaccaccaccaccaccaccactatcCCCAGTGCCCCCAGCACCATACAACAG AACACCAGTGTCGCTTCCCCTACTAGTCGGATGCCCGTCCCTTTGTCTGCGAAGTCCAGGCAGTCGCCGGGTACTActgacaaagcaggaaaacagcaaaaactgcaGGACGCTCAGAGGCAGTTCCGACAG GCTAACGGAAGTGCTAAAAGAGTGGGAGGGGATCATAAAACTACTTCCCCTACTATACCAATCTCTAAAATCCCTGCTTTTTATCCTAGCTCTACTAAAGGCAGCTCCCAGTCTGCACAAAACTCAGATGCTACTAATCCCATTaacccttcttcctcctcttcctcctcctcctctgtgacaaagTCCTCCATCCTGTCCTCTCACGCTCACCGTTCCGGTTCCCTGCCCTCCTCCCACATCCCCTCCCTGTCTAACGGATCCCTCAAACTCCCCACACCCTCACAGCACACAGGTAAAGCTCTCTCGTTTCCCTCGCAGACTCAGAATGGTCGAgtgcactcctcctcctcctcttcattctcctcctcctcctcatcctcctcctcctccccctcccctctgtcgCCCACACCTTTGGGCCCAGGTGGAAAGAGCATCCGCACCATACACACCCCCAGCTTCACCAGCTACAGGTCCCACAACGGCAGCAGCGGCAAATCCTGCATCCcaacagccacagcagctaaGGACACTACCTAG
- the si:ch211-285f17.1 gene encoding sickle tail protein homolog isoform X8, with amino-acid sequence MSRSPKHGPSPQPSVGDQVDHISLASLESLDTMSEADAPTGFTRGSRVRASLPVVRSTNQTKDRSLGVLYLQYGDETKQIRMPNEVTSIDTVRALFVSAFPQQLTMKMLESPSVAVYVKDDMRNMYYELTDVRNITDHSCLKVYHKDPAQAFSHGPRPANGDARMHSEMVHAGRDGPHPLRQPPMGPPLHHPMQGALPPTPHSMPPSPSRIPFVPRQGSIPGSATIPRDRVSNTNPPARSNSPCPSAILERRDVKPDEDMGGKSHSLARGNEGLYADPYLLQEGRMTMATAHGPHPNPGLDGPEHGMGGFHRASIRSTSSYSGPSPTDTIDHPSLYRQKSRNSQLPTLGSKTPPPSPHRMAEVRMIDIHGGPPHCVPPHGVPIERSSPVRQSFRKEEVTGTKPRNNMGSPVVADLQGHLQGPIPADHQTRERMKAMEYQIASLTGLVQHALLKGPNSSGTKEPLSERPPKTSSPAHSAHSSGGSPVLAPKSNAAPSDKGSGPLKVNLLQFRKNVSDLRMQLHQMRQLQLQNQEALRVQLKRAEQEISVKLAEAMRGLEDPVQRQRALVEEDRHKYLGLEERVLSQLGELEQYVISLQKDSAATHRVVTLKDVEEGAVTLRKVGESLAGLKGEFPALQTRMRAVLRVEVEAVKFLKEEPHKLDSMLKRVKSLTDTLSSLRRSATEGHQKGPDPSANVPVGNSPSAAAVAAEAPAEAPVQPGSTSAPLEPQSSTIRSEVMPSSPVVIHHVQSSPVHMQQSQQSAALTAQPSPPLTPSPSHAPSPNLSKSQGRESPKGAALDPPSPARHKKTHGNPVNNGNGAANQGLVIEELQNSQDKSKNRAMSIEAAEKEWEEKRQNMGHYDGKEFEKILQEAQANMMKGIPSLDAEENPGLAPAATGEQADVHSLVESLSEEPQSELLADKQAKKGPEKLPKPVMEKPAKPALERPSKTATKPAPSDSVTKQGSEKPSKSPPPPPPRKTYPSSSSGMTTTRSGEVVYTSRKESTSAQEGEEEAPPPTPPAKPTKVAPETKPKPATPPPVTAPVAGEEEDEGDKIMAELQVFQKCTVKDVGGKNLVEPTTRIEPQIRELRPGALLPLKDKKQSSEPSREDKDPDTDENGNTTVRQSQGVIYYVTGQIPKEHPPPPGSEETPELREPTQPPSQVSNVNVNDDSPSQQQQPPLSPKSPPPISPKPVGLKGFKFPRKQVKRSESLKTSAEMEKGKILNKINTEKKTKFIQQHVSSSTNIIPETVATTTTSTQKEAPKSAVAPPKKAPSEDSDLPKAQCEDHNEEASLSPDLPGEEAPPPPDNIAFMITNTKVQALSCGEYQELVNAKKGSVQTVTVGSAANRGNATVDPTVPQDNGFNKKPVIIIFDEPMDIRSAYKRLSTIFECEEELDRMLAEERIEEESEESDTEKSGGLQVKAQSTEVVDGKKVSSSQVAADHASLSSSSSSSISELTDSGVNLESNGDGKQDGKKKFKFKFPKKQLAALTQAIRTGTKSGKKTLQVVVYEDEEECDGTIRQHKEAKRFEIARSKSLADTPKVPGSAAPKRQNSDSVGRTHEIRKNTYKTLDSLEQTIKQLETTISEMGPPSPREPVCTEEPTAGNGKSSEGVGLKRSSSLPTSRGSGPKVPSKNSLQKKAKPQLLPRPVVIPTTTTTTTTIPSAPSTIQQNTSVASPTSRMPVPLSAKSRQSPGTTDKAGKQQKLQDAQRQFRQANGSAKRVGGDHKTTSPTIPISKIPAFYPSSTKGSSQSAQNSDATNPINPSSSSSSSSSVTKSSILSSHAHRSGSLPSSHIPSLSNGSLKLPTPSQHTGKALSFPSQTQNGRVHSSSSSSFSSSSSSSSSSPSPLSPTPLGPGGKSIRTIHTPSFTSYRSHNGSSGKSCIPTATAAKDTT; translated from the exons GAACATCACAGATCACTCCTGCCTGAAGGTCTACCACAAGGACCCAGCACAGGCCTTCAGCCATGGGCCAAGACCTGCCAATGGTGATGCCAGG ATGCACAGCGAGATGGTGCATGCCGGTCGTGATGGCCCGCACCCTCTGAGACAGCCCCCCATGGGTCCCCCTCTACATCACCCCATGCAGGGAGCGCTACCCCCAACTCCCCACTCCATGCCCCCATCCCCCTCCAGAATCCCATTTGTCCCACGACAGGGCTCTATACCTGGAAGCGCTACTATCCCAAGGGACAGAGTGTCTAACACCAACCCTCCGGCCCGCTCAAACTCACCCTGCCCCAGCGCCATCCTGGAGAGACGGGATGTCAAGCCAGATGAGGACATGGGTGGTAAAAGCCACAGTCTAGCCAGGGGAAATGAGGGGTTGTATGCAGACCCATACTTGCTCCAAGAGGGAAGAATGACCATGGCTACTGCCCACGGACCACACCCCAACCCTGGGCTTGATGGTCCAGAACATGGCATGGGGGGATTTCACCGTGCCTCCATTCGCTCCACAAGCTCTTACAGCGGGCCCAGCCCCACAGACACTATCGATCACCCCTCTCTGTACAGGCAGAAGTCCAGGAACAGCCAGCTGCCTACTTTAGGCTCCAAGACTCCTCCCCCATCCCCTCATCGGATGGCTGAGGTGCGGATGATTGACATCCATGGCGGGCCTCCTCATTGCGTGCCACCTCATGGCGTTCCCATAGAGAGAAGCTCACCTGTGCGCCAGTCTTTTAGGAAGGAGGAAGTGACGGGGACCAAGCCCCGAAACAACATGGGCTCGCCTGTCGTTGCAGACCTCCAAGGTCACCTCCAGGGGCCCATCCCAGCTGACCATCAGACACG agaGCGAATGAAGGCAATGGAGTACCAGATTGCCAGCTTGACTGGTCTTGTTCAGCATGCACTTTTAAAGGGGCCAAACAGTAGTGGCACCAAGGAGCCTCTAAG CGAGAGACCACCGAAAACATCTTCCCCAGCCCACAGCGCACATAGCTCAG GTGGTTCTCCAGTCTTGGCTCCCAAGAGCAATGCAGCCCCATCAGACAAGGGCTCAGGTCCTCTCAAAGTCAACCTCCTGCAGTTCAGGAAGAATGTTTCTGACCTCAGGATGCAACTCCATCAGATGAGACAGCTGCAG CTCCAGAACCAGGAGGCGCTGCGAGTCCAGCTGAAGCGGGCAGAGCAGGAGATCAGTGTTAAACTTGCAGAGGCCATGCGGGGCCTGGAGGACCCTGTCCAGAGGCAGAGAGCTTTGGTAGAAGAGGACAGGCACAAGTATTTGGGTCTGGAGGAGCGTGTCCTCTCACAGCTCGG TGAGCTGGAGCAGTATGTCATCTCTCTGCAGAAAgactcagcagcaacacacagagtGGTGACCCTGAAGGACGTGGAGGAGGGAGCGGTGACTCTGAGGAAGGTGGGAGAATCTCTGGCAGGGCTCAAAG GAGAGTTCCCGGCCCTGCAAACCAGAATGCGGGCCGTGCTCAGGGTGGAAGTGGAAGCTGTCAAGTTTTTGAAGGAGGAGCCTCATAAACTGGACAGCATGCTGAAAAGGGTCAAGAGCCTGACTGACACACTCAGCAGTCTGAGAAg aagTGCTACTGAGGGCCACCAGAAAGGACCCGATCCTTCTGCTAATGTCCCAGTGGGAAACAgcccttcagcagcagcagtggcagcagaagCCCCTGCCGAAGCTCCAGTCCAGCCTGGCTCCACATCAGCCCCGCTGGAGCCCCAGAGCTCCACCATCAGATCAGAGGTAATGCCTTCCTCTCCGGTGGTCATCCATCATGTCCAGAGCTCCCCGGTCCACATGCAGCAGTCCCAGCAGTCTGCAGCCTTGACAGCTCAGCCCAGTCCACCGCTCACCCCCAGCCCCTCTCACGCCCCCAGTCCCAATCTGAGCAAGAGTCAAGGTCGGGAATCTCCTAAGGGGGCAGCCTTGGATCCACCAAGTCCCGCCCGTCATAAGAAGACTCACGGAAACCCTGTGAATAATGGCAACGGCGCTGCCAATCAGGGTCTGGTCATAGAGGAGCTCCAGAACAGTCAAgacaagagcaaaaacagagctaTGTCCATAGAG GCTGCAGAGAAGGAGTGGGAAGAGAAGAGGCAGAACATGGGTCATTATGATGGCAAAGAGTTTGAGAAGATCCTCCAGGAGGCCCAGGCCAACATGATGAAGGGCATTCCCAGTCTAGACGCTGAAGAGAACCCAGGACTGGCCCCTGCAGCCACTGGGGAACAAGCAGACGTCCACAGCCTTGTGGAGTCACTGTCAG AAGAGCCTCAGTCTGAGCTTCTTGCCGACAAACAAGCCAAGAAGGGGCCTGAGAAACTCCCAAAGCCTGTGATGGAGAAACCAGCCAAGCCGGCACTGGAGAGACCCTCCAAGACTGCCACCAAGCCAGCCCCCTCTGACAGTGTTACCAAGCAGGGGTCTGAAAAGCCCAGCAAgtccccaccaccacctcctccgaGGAAGACCTACCCCAGCTCGAGCTCAGGCATGACCACCACACGTTCTGGCGAGGTGGTCTACACCAGCAGGAAGGAGTCCACGTCGGCTCAG gagggtgaagaggaggctCCACCTCCCACTCCCCCAGCCAAGCCCACCAAGGTTGCACCTGAGACCAAGCCGAAGCCAGCAACCCCTCCCCCCGTCACTGCCCCAGTTGCcggagaagaggaggatgaaggggaCAAGATCATGGCGGAGCTCCAG GTTTTCCAGAAGTGCACAGTTAAGGATGTAGGGGGGAAAAATTTGGTAGAACCCACCACTCGAATTGAACCGCAAATCAGAGAACTAAGACCAGGGGCCTTATTGCCCCTCAAAGACAAAAAG CAGAGCTCAGAGCCCAGTCGAGAGGATAAAGATCCAGACACAGATGAAAATGGCAATACTACTGTCCGACAGAGCCAAGGG GTCATATACTATGTGACTGGCCAGATTCCCAAAGAGCATCCACCCCCGCCAGGATCGGAGGAAACCCCCGAACTCCGAGAGCCCACACAGCCTCCATCACAGGTGTCAAATGTCAATGTTAATGACGATTCTccaagccagcagcagcagccgcctcTGTCTCCGAAATCACCTCCACCTATATCACCTAAGCCTGTGGGACTGAAAGGATTCAAATTTCCAAGGAAGCAAGTTAAACGCTCCGAATCCTTGAAGACCAGTGCAGAAATGGAGAAGGGAAAAATCCTCAACAAAAttaacactgaaaagaaaactaAATTTATCCAGCAGCATGTTTCTTCTAGTACAAACATAATCCCAGAGACTGTGGCAACCACAACAACCAGCACACAAAAAGAGGCACCTAAAAGTGCTGTTGCTCCTCCAAAAAAGGCTCCTAGTGAGGACAGTGATCTGCCTAAAGCTCAGTGTGAGGACCATAATGAGGAGGCTAGTCTAAGTCCTGACTTACCTGGAGAAGAAGCACCTCCACCCCCTGACAACATAGCATTTATGATTACTAACACCAAAGTTCAGGCCCTGTCCTGTGGAGAGTACCAGGAACTGGTGAATGCCAAGAAAGGAAGTGTGCAGACTGTCACTGTAGGTAGCGCCGCAAACAGAGGGAACGCCACAGTGGATCCCACTGTGCCACAGGATAATGGCTTCAACAAGAAGCCCGTCATTATCATTTTTGATGAGCCCATGGACATCCGTTCAGCTTACAAGCGCCTGTCCACCATCTTTGAATGTGAGGAGGAACTGGATAGGATGCTAGCAGAAGAGCGCAttgaggaggagagtgaggagtCCGACACAGAGAAGAGTGGTGGGCTGCAGGTAAAAGCCCAAAGCACCGAGGTGGTTGATGGCAAAAAGGTCAGCTCATCGCAGGTCGCTGCAGACCATGCTAGCTtatcatcctcatcttcatcctcaatCTCCGAGCTGACGGACAGTGGAGTCAACTTGGAGTCAAACGGTGATGGCAAGCAGGATGGTAAGAAGAAGTTCAAGTTTAAGTTCCCTAAGAAACAGCTGGCGGCGTTGACCCAGGCGATTCGCACTGGCACCAAGTCAGGCAAGAAGACTTTACAGGTGGTTGTGTATGAAGACGAGGAGGAATGCGACGGTACTATCAGGCAGCACAAAGAAGCAAAGAGATTTGAGATTGCGCGCTCAAAATCCTTAGCGGACACTCCCAAGGTACCAGGCTCGGCCGCACCAAAGAGGCAGAACTCTGACTCTGTCGGCAGGACGCATGAAATCCGGAAGAACACCTACAAGACACTGGACAGCCTGGAGCAGACCATCAAGCAGCTGGAGACCACTATCAGTGAGATGGGACCACCCTCCCCGCGGGAGCCGGTCTGCACGGAGGAACCTACGGCAGGGAATGGGAAAAGCTCAGAAGGAGTGGGGCTGAAGAGGTCTTCCTCTCTCCCTACCTCCAGAGGGTCAGGCCCTAAGGTACCCAGCAAAAATTCATTGCAGAAGAAGGCTAAACCTCAGCTGCTTCCTCGCCCTGTAGTTATCCctactaccaccaccaccaccaccactatcCCCAGTGCCCCCAGCACCATACAACAG AACACCAGTGTCGCTTCCCCTACTAGTCGGATGCCCGTCCCTTTGTCTGCGAAGTCCAGGCAGTCGCCGGGTACTActgacaaagcaggaaaacagcaaaaactgcaGGACGCTCAGAGGCAGTTCCGACAG GCTAACGGAAGTGCTAAAAGAGTGGGAGGGGATCATAAAACTACTTCCCCTACTATACCAATCTCTAAAATCCCTGCTTTTTATCCTAGCTCTACTAAAGGCAGCTCCCAGTCTGCACAAAACTCAGATGCTACTAATCCCATTaacccttcttcctcctcttcctcctcctcctctgtgacaaagTCCTCCATCCTGTCCTCTCACGCTCACCGTTCCGGTTCCCTGCCCTCCTCCCACATCCCCTCCCTGTCTAACGGATCCCTCAAACTCCCCACACCCTCACAGCACACAGGTAAAGCTCTCTCGTTTCCCTCGCAGACTCAGAATGGTCGAgtgcactcctcctcctcctcttcattctcctcctcctcctcatcctcctcctcctccccctcccctctgtcgCCCACACCTTTGGGCCCAGGTGGAAAGAGCATCCGCACCATACACACCCCCAGCTTCACCAGCTACAGGTCCCACAACGGCAGCAGCGGCAAATCCTGCATCCcaacagccacagcagctaaGGACACTACCTAG